One part of the Bacillus spongiae genome encodes these proteins:
- the rocF gene encoding arginase: MNTDKISIIGVPMDLGQMRRGVDMGPSAIRYAGVVERLEAIGHQVEDLGDIEIGRAEKMVPQDTNLRNLKAVAEASEQLAFTVNDVVQQGHFPLVLGGDHSIAIGTIAGVAKNYDNLGVIWYDAHGDLNTAETSPSGNIHGMPLAASLGIGHDTLTNISGYLPKIKPENIVIIGARSLDEGERELIKEKGIKVYTMHEIDRLGMTAVMSEAISYLKERTDGVHLSLDLDGLDPSDAPGVGTPVLGGISYRESHLAMEMLEEAKIITSAEFVEVNPILDEKNKTASVAVALMGSLFGEKLL, translated from the coding sequence ATGAATACAGATAAGATTTCAATAATCGGTGTTCCAATGGACTTAGGCCAAATGCGAAGAGGCGTAGATATGGGTCCAAGTGCTATTCGCTATGCTGGCGTAGTAGAGCGTTTAGAAGCAATTGGTCATCAAGTAGAGGATTTAGGCGACATTGAAATAGGTCGAGCAGAAAAGATGGTACCACAAGATACAAACTTACGTAATTTGAAAGCGGTTGCTGAAGCGAGTGAGCAGCTTGCTTTTACTGTAAATGATGTTGTTCAGCAAGGTCATTTTCCATTAGTTCTAGGGGGTGACCACAGCATTGCGATTGGAACGATAGCTGGTGTAGCAAAAAATTATGATAATCTTGGTGTTATTTGGTATGATGCGCACGGAGATTTAAATACAGCTGAAACGTCTCCTTCTGGAAATATCCATGGCATGCCATTAGCTGCGAGTTTAGGAATTGGTCACGATACTTTAACTAATATTTCAGGATATTTACCAAAGATAAAACCAGAAAATATTGTTATTATCGGGGCTCGTTCACTGGATGAAGGGGAGCGAGAGTTGATAAAGGAAAAGGGTATAAAGGTGTATACCATGCATGAGATTGATCGCTTAGGGATGACTGCTGTCATGTCAGAAGCTATCTCTTATTTAAAAGAAAGGACAGATGGTGTTCATTTATCACTAGATTTGGATGGTTTAGATCCTAGTGATGCACCGGGAGTCGGTACACCAGTTCTCGGTGGAATTAGCTATCGAGAAAGTCATCTTGCAATGGAAATGTTGGAAGAAGCAAAAATTATTACATCAGCAGAATTTGTAGAAGTCAACCCAATTTTGGATGAAAAGAATAAAACTGCCTCAGTTGCAGTAGCGTTAATGGGGTCATTATTTGGCGAAAAATTATTATAA